The Nitrosomonas communis genome has a segment encoding these proteins:
- a CDS encoding tetratricopeptide repeat protein: protein MQRHAINLIIMGLTLTAVGVSGAFAEAGEAVSATNRAAAIKSSAGHKHDVQSGMMAKSGPDDQRAPSLLNLGSHTFPVSTRNKLAQQYIDQGLNLAYGFNHAEAHRAFQKAAQLDPALAMAYWGQALVLGPNINAPMNPKDEAPALELIQKAVASKAAASARERALIEALEKRYTGKPEQRAANDKAYADAMREVHQRFSDDDDIATLYIESMMNIHPWDYWMRDGYSQKGMTVIVTLTEEVIRRNPQHPGALHMYIHLIEPTSTPERAEKAADTLLTLMPAAGHMIHMSSHIYLRVGRYADAMKSNQLAIAADENYIAQSRAQGIYPMVYYPHNIHFLSFAATMDGQSRIAIESAREAASRIDDAILKDLPLTALFRMQPYWALARFGRWQEILAEPAPPSTNAFLKGSWHYVRGLAFVATGQLQQAGQELETLREIMHDPSLDGPLLSKNTPRTILRAAPEVLAGEIAAARGQFDQAIAHLERAVHFEDALVYTEPLEFHFPPRLALGAVLLESGRPDEAETVYWDDLRRNRNNGWALYGLMQALCAQKKDDQAALIETRFKKAWARADVELSASRFGRQAVTR, encoded by the coding sequence ATGCAACGCCATGCCATCAATCTAATAATAATGGGTCTGACCTTAACCGCTGTCGGTGTCTCTGGTGCATTCGCAGAGGCTGGCGAAGCGGTTTCGGCCACAAACCGTGCAGCTGCCATAAAATCTAGCGCGGGTCACAAGCATGATGTGCAATCCGGCATGATGGCTAAGTCAGGTCCGGATGATCAGCGTGCGCCAAGCTTGCTGAATCTGGGTTCTCACACATTTCCGGTGAGTACGCGCAATAAATTAGCGCAACAGTACATTGACCAGGGACTTAATCTTGCCTATGGATTCAACCATGCGGAAGCACATCGCGCCTTCCAGAAAGCGGCGCAGCTCGATCCCGCGCTCGCCATGGCTTATTGGGGCCAGGCACTGGTGCTGGGTCCCAATATCAATGCGCCGATGAATCCAAAAGATGAAGCACCGGCGCTGGAACTCATCCAGAAGGCTGTAGCAAGCAAGGCAGCAGCATCAGCGCGGGAACGGGCGCTTATCGAAGCGCTCGAAAAACGCTATACAGGAAAGCCTGAGCAGCGAGCAGCAAATGACAAAGCCTATGCGGATGCGATGCGGGAAGTGCATCAACGTTTTTCGGACGATGATGATATTGCAACGCTTTATATCGAATCGATGATGAACATCCATCCATGGGATTATTGGATGCGTGATGGTTATTCACAAAAAGGGATGACTGTAATCGTTACACTCACTGAGGAAGTGATACGGCGCAATCCGCAGCATCCAGGTGCGCTGCATATGTATATCCACCTCATCGAGCCGACAAGTACGCCGGAACGGGCAGAAAAGGCGGCCGATACGCTGCTGACGCTGATGCCCGCCGCGGGGCACATGATACATATGTCTTCACACATCTATCTGCGCGTGGGCCGGTATGCCGATGCGATGAAAAGCAATCAACTGGCCATCGCTGCGGATGAGAATTATATCGCGCAGAGTCGCGCGCAGGGAATTTATCCGATGGTCTATTATCCGCATAACATCCATTTCCTGTCGTTTGCTGCAACGATGGATGGGCAAAGCAGAATTGCGATCGAATCGGCCCGGGAAGCAGCTAGCAGAATAGACGATGCTATACTAAAAGATTTGCCACTGACAGCACTATTCCGTATGCAACCATACTGGGCACTGGCAAGATTCGGACGCTGGCAGGAGATCCTTGCCGAGCCTGCGCCGCCATCCACTAACGCATTTTTGAAAGGAAGCTGGCATTATGTACGCGGTCTCGCATTTGTCGCCACAGGACAATTGCAACAAGCCGGGCAAGAGCTGGAGACGCTGCGCGAGATTATGCATGATCCATCGCTGGATGGCCCGCTGCTATCGAAAAATACCCCGCGCACCATCTTGCGCGCTGCACCCGAAGTGCTCGCCGGTGAAATTGCCGCTGCGCGCGGTCAATTCGATCAAGCCATCGCGCACCTTGAACGGGCGGTACATTTTGAAGATGCCCTGGTGTACACGGAACCATTGGAATTCCATTTTCCGCCAAGGCTGGCGCTGGGTGCTGTTTTACTGGAATCAGGGCGTCCGGACGAGGCGGAAACAGTGTATTGGGATGACCTGAGGAGAAATCGCAACAATGGCTGGGCACTTTACGGACTGATGCAGGCGCTGTGCGCGCAGAAGAAAGACGATCAGGCAGCGCTCATCGAAACACGTTTCAAAAAGGCTTGGGCACGTGCCGATGTGGAGCTCAGCGCATCCCGCTTCGGACGTCAGGCGGTAACGAGGTAA
- a CDS encoding DUF3387 domain-containing protein, translating into MASKKYQKISQQELIEKQLWKAANKLRELAIVLFERVKINASIDWTVKERKG; encoded by the coding sequence ATGGCCAGCAAGAAATATCAAAAAATCAGCCAACAAGAACTCATCGAAAAGCAGCTCTGGAAAGCGGCGAACAAGTTGCGCGAACTGGCGATTGTGTTATTCGAAAGAGTCAAGATCAACGCATCTATCGATTGGACGGTTAAAGAGCGTAAAGGCTAA
- a CDS encoding uracil-DNA glycosylase family protein, with protein MTSLISLINEAHACTLCAEHLPLGPRPVFQIHESARILLASQAPGRKVHETGIPFNDPSGDRLRAWLGVSREIFYDVRQVAILPMGFCFPGTGKSGDLPPRPECALKWRAALLSHLQNLKLTLVLGQYAQAYHLPNTGASLTETVRAWRKDWPDIVPLPHPSPRNNLWFKRNPWFEQELIPVLQARVAEVLKRDG; from the coding sequence ATGACTTCCCTTATATCACTGATTAATGAAGCGCATGCCTGCACTCTTTGCGCCGAACACTTACCGCTCGGTCCACGTCCGGTTTTCCAGATACATGAGTCAGCCCGTATTCTGCTGGCAAGCCAAGCGCCAGGCAGGAAGGTTCATGAAACAGGTATTCCGTTCAATGATCCAAGCGGTGATCGATTACGTGCTTGGTTGGGTGTCTCGCGCGAGATATTTTATGATGTCAGGCAGGTAGCTATCCTGCCTATGGGTTTCTGCTTTCCTGGCACAGGTAAATCAGGCGATCTACCTCCCCGGCCCGAATGTGCGTTAAAGTGGCGAGCAGCATTGCTGTCACACTTACAAAACCTCAAACTGACGCTGGTATTAGGACAATATGCACAGGCTTATCACCTGCCAAATACAGGTGCATCGTTAACCGAGACTGTTCGCGCATGGCGGAAAGACTGGCCTGATATTGTTCCCCTGCCTCATCCAAGTCCACGCAACAATCTGTGGTTCAAGCGCAATCCGTGGTTCGAGCAGGAACTTATTCCTGTTCTTCAAGCCCGGGTAGCAGAGGTACTCAAACGTGACGGTTAA
- a CDS encoding type I restriction enzyme endonuclease domain-containing protein — translation MIVKRTLRQYGYPPDMQKLATETVLKQAEMLANEIAIGAIV, via the coding sequence GTGATCGTCAAGCGCACATTGCGCCAATATGGCTACCCGCCGGACATGCAGAAACTGGCAACTGAGACCGTGCTCAAGCAGGCCGAAATGCTGGCAAATGAGATTGCGATTGGAGCAATCGTGTGA
- a CDS encoding pyrimidine dimer DNA glycosylase/endonuclease V, with protein sequence MRLWTLHPSYLDARGLVALWRKALLAQAGLGRTTGGYQHHPQLARFRATPSPAAAIAAYLREVHAEADRRGYRFNAQLIGHFGPVEQIPVSEGQLNIEWLHLKEKLEARDPTWLKQFLGVVRPDPHPLFVIVPGEKEWWERASPGNQE encoded by the coding sequence GTGAGATTGTGGACGCTTCATCCATCGTATCTGGACGCACGTGGGCTGGTCGCGCTGTGGCGCAAGGCCCTGCTTGCTCAAGCAGGGCTCGGACGTACAACAGGAGGATATCAGCATCATCCGCAGCTGGCCCGTTTCAGGGCTACCCCAAGCCCGGCGGCAGCTATTGCGGCTTATCTTCGGGAAGTTCATGCGGAAGCCGACAGGCGGGGCTACCGCTTCAACGCCCAACTCATTGGCCATTTCGGCCCAGTAGAACAGATTCCCGTGAGCGAGGGTCAGCTCAATATCGAATGGCTGCATCTCAAGGAAAAACTCGAAGCGCGCGATCCGACCTGGTTGAAGCAGTTCCTGGGTGTTGTTAGGCCCGACCCGCATCCCCTCTTCGTGATAGTGCCGGGTGAGAAAGAATGGTGGGAACGTGCAAGCCCAGGCAACCAGGAGTAG
- a CDS encoding DUF4242 domain-containing protein, with protein sequence MPKYIIERDIPGAGALTPQELQAISQKSCSILNKMGPQIQWLESYVTDNKVYCIYIAPDEATIRAHADQGEFPANRISRIKAVIDPTTAEN encoded by the coding sequence ATGCCGAAATATATTATCGAACGTGACATTCCTGGCGCTGGCGCTCTTACGCCACAGGAACTTCAGGCTATTTCTCAGAAATCCTGCAGCATTCTGAACAAGATGGGCCCACAAATTCAATGGCTGGAAAGCTACGTAACGGACAATAAAGTCTATTGCATCTACATCGCGCCTGACGAAGCTACCATCAGAGCACATGCTGATCAGGGCGAGTTTCCCGCGAACCGTATTTCTCGAATCAAAGCCGTGATTGATCCGACCACTGCCGAGAATTAA
- a CDS encoding malto-oligosyltrehalose synthase, with protein MDELEKESELLAHLSELAGILPAYTDNWQKRHITTPATQRMLLTAMGFDVSTPEKIITAIEERELRPWRRALEPVSVLRDQPPWVRLVVQDACAGVEWGWRLEREDGRNQHGQFRPQTLAKIETKNIEGVGYTAWRLVLPEHLPPGYHRLSLSYAEKQLGEQLLIVPPATCYQPEAIANSGRIWGPAVQLYTIRSERNWGIGDFTDLRLLLEQWAAQGADVIGINPLHALFPHNPEHASPYSPSSRLFVNILYLDVEAIADFHECEAARALVHTPEFQIRLEGLRATDLVDYTGVAALKLPMLEMLYHYFCEQHLANGSERATAFRAFQAREGDRLYRHTLFEALQEHFHNQDPAIWGWPVWPEPYRYAESAEVREFESQNRERIEFFTYLQWQADLQLGAAGARSLELELGVGLYLDLAISVDNGGAEAWFNQTLYAIGVGVGAPPELHNQLGQDWGLPPFVPDRLREAAYAPFIATLQHNMRHAGALRLDHVMGLMRQYWVPAGVPPTEGAYVRYPFADLLGILALESQRNQCLVVGEDLGTVPEEVRTALSPMNVLSYRLLLLEKEADGSFVAPMNYPAQALAAVSTHDLPTLPGFWQGRDIIQRTQLQLFSSEEARRSAVVTRAQERAYLFLMLEEAGLLPEDATVNPLSLSIATPEFIQAVYTYLAQGPARIMMVQLEDILEVLDQINIPSTTTQHPNWRRKLPLQLEAWGADRRVLALAAAMRQERPHIRPAPILKRRLRIPLATYRLQLNRNFTFSQAAQLVPYLAMLGISHVYCSPYLKARPGSSHGYDIVDHNALNPEIGTKEEFEAFCTALHAHGMRQVLDLVPNHMGIMGSDNQWWLDVLESGPASFYASFFDIDWQPLKEELRGKVLLPILGRSYGDTLESGEIKLSFDEECGSFSVWYYQHRLPVAPREYPRLLRHRLPLLEAQLRPDSLDLQEIASLITAFDNLPPQEATTPDKILERHRDQELFKRRLATLVSISTPIKQMVLDTVNDYNGNMGDFESFTLLHELLEAQPWRLANWRVASDEINYRRFFDINDLAGLRMEDSYVFDATHQLALELIADGKVDGLRIDHPDGLYDPLQYFQRLQDHVALRSLAVEGEKAVYIVVEKILADHEPLREDWAIHGTTGYDFCNLVNGLFVDLRAKTMLERAYRLFTHTWPDFEKLVYRSKHKIMTHAMASELNVMAGQLSRICELRPHTRDFTTNSLRNALAEVIARLPVYRTYVRDGQATMLDRRYVEWAVAQAKKFTQVLDTSIFDFLSSVLLLDAATDKDPSYVAAITAFAMKFQQLSSPVMAKGYEDTAFYLYHRLVSLNEVGGDPRIFGHSVKAFHAENAKRLERWPYSMLNTSTHDNKRSEDVRARINVLSEIPSQWLEQVRRWQHLNKSKKLLIDREEIPSANDEYLLYQTLIGIWPFGELTEAEHETLLARIEAYMLKAVREAKEYTSWINPNTSYEDGLSAFIRKIMDLSKKNTFLADFLPFQQRVAYWGMFNSLSQTLLKLTSPGVPDIYQGNELWDLSLVDPDNRRPVDYVQRQHLLKELEAFETVPQDALAKQVRQLLDHITDGRAKLFLTWRLLHSRKQWPCVFQNGAYIPLTTTGSRKDHLCAFARHADDIMLIVVAPRWFSRLMPTASEQVPLSNTMWSATTVEVPILTAGAQGVNVLTGETVTVAQTNGLPELFASALFTSFPVALLQFRPPED; from the coding sequence ATGGATGAGCTTGAAAAAGAATCTGAATTACTGGCCCATTTAAGCGAGCTAGCCGGAATCTTGCCTGCCTATACCGATAATTGGCAGAAACGCCATATCACTACTCCTGCCACTCAGCGTATGCTACTGACTGCCATGGGATTTGATGTCTCCACGCCGGAAAAAATTATTACAGCCATTGAAGAGCGTGAGTTACGTCCTTGGCGGCGCGCACTTGAACCCGTATCAGTGCTACGAGACCAACCGCCTTGGGTGCGTTTGGTCGTACAAGATGCCTGTGCTGGAGTAGAGTGGGGGTGGCGCCTGGAGCGCGAGGATGGTCGTAATCAGCATGGTCAGTTCCGTCCCCAAACGCTAGCAAAAATTGAAACCAAAAATATTGAAGGGGTTGGTTATACGGCCTGGCGGTTAGTGTTACCTGAACATCTTCCTCCAGGTTATCACCGCTTAAGCCTATCATATGCAGAAAAGCAATTGGGAGAACAATTACTGATTGTGCCTCCTGCTACGTGTTATCAGCCTGAGGCAATTGCCAATTCTGGCCGCATCTGGGGACCAGCGGTACAATTGTATACAATACGATCCGAGCGTAACTGGGGAATAGGTGACTTTACGGATCTACGGTTATTGCTGGAGCAATGGGCTGCACAAGGTGCGGATGTGATCGGCATTAACCCGCTGCACGCCTTGTTTCCGCATAATCCAGAACATGCCAGTCCCTATAGCCCATCCAGTCGTTTATTCGTTAATATTCTTTATCTTGATGTAGAGGCTATTGCTGATTTTCACGAATGCGAGGCAGCACGTGCTTTAGTCCATACTCCTGAATTTCAGATACGGCTGGAAGGATTACGCGCAACCGATCTGGTCGATTACACTGGTGTTGCTGCACTCAAGCTCCCCATGCTGGAAATGTTGTACCATTATTTCTGTGAGCAGCATTTAGCGAACGGTAGTGAGCGTGCCACCGCATTTCGAGCCTTCCAAGCGCGTGAGGGGGATAGACTATACCGCCATACCCTGTTTGAGGCATTGCAAGAGCATTTCCATAACCAAGATCCCGCTATATGGGGTTGGCCGGTATGGCCGGAACCCTATCGCTATGCGGAATCGGCAGAGGTGCGTGAATTTGAAAGTCAAAATCGGGAGCGCATCGAGTTTTTCACCTACCTGCAATGGCAAGCTGATTTACAACTGGGTGCCGCAGGAGCGCGCTCGCTTGAATTGGAGCTTGGAGTAGGCCTCTATCTTGATCTTGCGATCTCCGTGGACAATGGTGGAGCAGAGGCCTGGTTCAATCAAACACTTTATGCCATTGGTGTAGGGGTTGGCGCGCCGCCGGAACTCCACAATCAACTCGGCCAGGACTGGGGGCTGCCGCCCTTTGTACCAGATCGGTTGCGTGAGGCAGCTTATGCACCTTTCATTGCGACATTGCAGCATAACATGCGGCATGCCGGCGCTTTACGCCTTGATCATGTCATGGGATTAATGCGCCAATACTGGGTGCCTGCTGGGGTTCCCCCCACCGAAGGGGCGTATGTACGCTATCCTTTTGCCGATTTGCTCGGCATTCTGGCGCTGGAAAGTCAGCGTAACCAATGTTTGGTTGTCGGCGAAGATCTCGGCACCGTCCCGGAAGAAGTGCGTACTGCCTTATCGCCTATGAATGTGCTCTCCTACCGATTACTGCTACTGGAAAAAGAAGCGGATGGTAGTTTCGTCGCACCCATGAATTATCCCGCGCAAGCACTTGCGGCAGTTTCCACGCATGATTTACCCACCCTGCCGGGCTTTTGGCAGGGGCGGGATATCATCCAACGCACCCAATTACAGCTGTTCAGTTCTGAAGAAGCTCGTCGCAGCGCAGTGGTTACACGCGCCCAGGAACGTGCTTATCTTTTCCTGATGCTGGAAGAAGCCGGATTGTTACCAGAAGACGCGACAGTTAATCCGCTGTCACTTTCTATTGCGACACCGGAATTTATCCAGGCGGTCTATACCTATCTAGCTCAAGGTCCAGCCAGGATAATGATGGTACAGCTCGAAGATATCCTGGAGGTGTTGGACCAAATCAATATTCCTTCTACTACTACGCAACATCCCAATTGGCGACGTAAATTACCTCTTCAACTTGAAGCCTGGGGGGCTGACCGCAGGGTGCTCGCGCTGGCTGCAGCAATGCGGCAGGAACGCCCTCATATCCGTCCTGCCCCGATATTGAAACGGCGCTTACGTATTCCGCTTGCGACTTACCGTCTTCAGCTCAACCGTAATTTCACCTTTTCCCAAGCGGCGCAACTGGTGCCCTATCTCGCAATGCTGGGCATCAGTCATGTCTATTGTTCTCCTTATCTCAAAGCACGCCCCGGCAGTAGCCATGGCTACGATATCGTGGATCACAACGCACTGAATCCGGAAATTGGCACCAAGGAAGAATTTGAAGCTTTTTGTACCGCTTTGCATGCGCATGGCATGAGGCAAGTCCTCGATCTGGTGCCTAATCACATGGGGATAATGGGGTCGGACAACCAATGGTGGCTGGATGTGCTGGAAAGTGGTCCGGCCTCGTTCTATGCCTCTTTTTTTGATATCGACTGGCAACCCCTCAAAGAAGAACTACGCGGCAAGGTGCTATTGCCTATTCTGGGACGCTCATATGGCGATACGCTAGAAAGTGGTGAAATAAAACTTAGCTTTGACGAGGAATGTGGTAGCTTCAGCGTGTGGTATTACCAGCACCGCCTGCCTGTCGCTCCGCGTGAATATCCCCGGCTGTTGCGGCATCGCCTGCCCTTGCTCGAAGCGCAATTACGGCCAGATAGCCTGGATTTGCAGGAAATCGCCAGCCTGATTACGGCTTTCGACAATTTGCCACCACAGGAGGCTACGACACCCGATAAGATCCTAGAACGACACCGCGACCAGGAGTTGTTCAAACGTCGACTGGCAACATTGGTCAGTATCTCTACGCCTATCAAGCAGATGGTACTGGATACGGTCAACGACTACAATGGTAATATGGGCGATTTCGAATCATTTACACTCTTGCATGAATTGCTCGAAGCACAGCCATGGCGTCTTGCTAACTGGCGTGTTGCTTCCGATGAAATCAACTATCGCCGTTTTTTTGACATCAATGACCTGGCTGGCTTACGTATGGAAGACAGTTATGTGTTTGATGCAACCCATCAGTTAGCGCTGGAATTGATTGCCGATGGCAAGGTGGATGGCTTGCGCATTGATCATCCAGATGGATTATATGATCCACTGCAGTATTTTCAGCGATTGCAGGACCATGTCGCTCTGCGATCGTTAGCAGTTGAAGGTGAAAAAGCCGTTTATATCGTAGTCGAAAAAATTCTGGCTGATCATGAACCATTGCGTGAAGATTGGGCTATTCATGGTACTACCGGCTATGACTTTTGCAATCTGGTCAACGGGCTGTTTGTAGATCTCCGAGCTAAAACAATGCTGGAGCGCGCTTACCGTCTGTTTACTCATACATGGCCTGATTTCGAAAAACTCGTCTACCGCAGCAAGCATAAGATCATGACACATGCTATGGCGAGTGAATTGAACGTCATGGCAGGACAATTGAGCCGTATTTGCGAATTACGCCCCCATACACGTGATTTTACCACTAACAGCCTGCGCAATGCCCTTGCTGAAGTGATCGCCCGACTTCCGGTCTATCGGACGTATGTGCGCGACGGGCAGGCTACAATGTTGGACCGCCGCTATGTGGAATGGGCGGTAGCGCAAGCGAAGAAATTCACACAAGTGCTGGATACCAGTATTTTTGATTTTCTCAGCTCCGTTCTCCTGCTGGATGCAGCGACTGACAAAGACCCATCTTATGTCGCTGCTATTACTGCATTTGCCATGAAGTTTCAGCAGCTTTCCAGCCCGGTGATGGCAAAAGGATATGAAGATACTGCATTCTATCTATACCATCGCCTGGTTTCGCTTAATGAGGTAGGCGGTGATCCACGTATTTTCGGTCATTCTGTCAAGGCATTTCATGCTGAGAACGCTAAAAGGCTGGAACGTTGGCCTTATTCCATGCTCAATACTTCCACCCATGATAACAAGCGTAGCGAAGATGTGCGTGCCCGCATCAATGTATTATCAGAAATACCAAGTCAATGGCTGGAGCAAGTGCGGCGATGGCAGCATCTCAACAAAAGCAAAAAGCTGCTGATCGATCGTGAGGAGATTCCGAGTGCTAATGATGAATATTTGCTTTACCAAACATTGATTGGGATTTGGCCATTTGGAGAGTTGACTGAAGCTGAGCACGAAACTTTGCTAGCACGCATTGAAGCTTATATGCTCAAGGCAGTGCGTGAAGCAAAAGAGTATACTAGCTGGATTAATCCTAATACGTCTTATGAGGATGGCCTATCAGCTTTTATCAGGAAGATAATGGATCTGTCGAAAAAAAATACTTTCCTGGCTGATTTTCTTCCTTTCCAGCAGCGTGTGGCTTACTGGGGGATGTTTAATTCACTCTCGCAAACCCTGCTCAAATTGACTTCACCAGGGGTGCCAGACATTTATCAGGGTAATGAGTTATGGGATTTAAGTCTGGTCGATCCAGACAATCGCCGACCTGTGGATTACGTCCAACGCCAACATCTGCTAAAAGAACTGGAAGCCTTTGAGACTGTGCCTCAAGATGCACTGGCCAAGCAAGTCCGACAGTTGCTTGATCACATTACGGATGGTCGTGCTAAGTTATTTTTAACCTGGCGATTGCTGCATAGCCGCAAACAATGGCCATGTGTTTTCCAGAATGGTGCATATATACCCCTCACAACGACAGGGTCGCGCAAGGATCACCTGTGCGCTTTTGCTCGCCATGCCGATGACATTATGCTGATAGTGGTGGCTCCACGCTGGTTTTCCCGACTCATGCCTACAGCATCTGAACAGGTTCCTCTGAGCAATACTATGTGGAGTGCAACAACAGTGGAAGTGCCCATTCTTACCGCCGGAGCGCAGGGTGTGAATGTATTGACTGGGGAAACCGTGACAGTGGCTCAAACAAATGGCCTACCCGAGCTATTCGCTTCTGCGTTATTCACATCATTTCCGGTGGCGCTATTACAATTTCGGCCTCCAGAAGATTGA
- a CDS encoding TetR/AcrR family transcriptional regulator, which produces MRKVTKKELKRENLLNQGVAMLMGHGYHGTGLQEILDAANIPKGSFYNYFGSKENFGAEVIQHYVEPFIAQLAAHLQQSEIDALSEIRRYFDELIIELEKNEFKGGCLLGNLMGEIGDTSEICRKSLQSAVGRYRDLLQSGLAKAQQQGTVRSDKSAEEMADLLINTWQGALLRMKIEKSSAPVKQCCKDLLEGFFKP; this is translated from the coding sequence ATGCGTAAAGTGACGAAAAAAGAGCTCAAGCGAGAAAATTTGTTAAATCAGGGGGTAGCCATGCTCATGGGGCATGGCTATCATGGCACGGGGTTACAAGAAATCCTTGATGCGGCAAATATTCCTAAAGGTTCTTTTTATAATTACTTTGGCAGCAAAGAAAATTTTGGTGCGGAAGTCATTCAGCATTATGTTGAGCCCTTTATTGCGCAATTAGCGGCACATTTACAACAATCCGAGATTGACGCGTTGAGCGAGATACGGCGTTATTTTGATGAACTCATCATAGAACTTGAAAAAAATGAGTTTAAAGGCGGTTGTCTACTGGGTAATTTGATGGGGGAAATAGGCGATACCAGTGAAATTTGCCGGAAATCTCTTCAGTCTGCCGTTGGACGTTATCGTGATTTATTGCAATCTGGGCTGGCTAAAGCGCAGCAGCAAGGCACGGTAAGATCAGACAAATCGGCTGAAGAGATGGCGGATTTACTTATAAATACTTGGCAGGGAGCTTTACTGAGGATGAAAATAGAAAAATCATCTGCTCCAGTTAAGCAATGCTGCAAAGATCTGTTGGAAGGTTTTTTCAAACCATAA
- a CDS encoding tellurite resistance/C4-dicarboxylate transporter family protein: MKRCSSIILDGIRNFHPSYFAMVMATGIVSIAFEAMAFTGIARALFALNLVFYLILCTILTIRIVLFLPDVLTDLRTLRRAVPFLTFVVGTNTIGMQLVTFHQATELAMWLWLVALIGWVVCLYFILLGFILMRGKPLHEIVNGATLLIVVSTVSVSLLGVRLLEAAGSHAGYAYFMAGSVWVLAFVFYLMIVTLLIYRLFFQRFEPAEWDAPYWICMGATAIITLGGAEFVLRMPGLSAWQGIWLVILWITVFAWMIGTMWIPYLLVMDILKFTRVNIADSAPLWIKTFPWARLAFGGQCHVYDPPCWSRVFPMGMYTASTLSLVKVTSFGSLAIISQYWGWFALLIWSLTLIGMLRTVFAAINLVTISTR; encoded by the coding sequence ATGAAACGGTGCAGTTCTATCATCCTCGACGGCATAAGAAATTTTCACCCGTCCTATTTTGCCATGGTGATGGCGACCGGCATCGTGTCGATTGCATTTGAAGCGATGGCTTTTACCGGTATTGCGAGAGCACTGTTTGCACTGAATCTGGTTTTTTATCTGATTTTGTGCACTATTCTAACCATACGTATAGTGCTTTTCCTACCAGATGTGCTGACAGATCTCAGGACTTTACGGCGTGCCGTGCCTTTTTTAACGTTTGTGGTTGGCACCAATACCATCGGTATGCAGCTTGTTACCTTTCATCAAGCGACAGAATTAGCCATGTGGTTATGGTTGGTCGCACTGATTGGTTGGGTCGTATGCCTCTATTTCATTCTTCTTGGTTTTATCCTGATGCGAGGGAAACCGTTGCATGAAATCGTAAATGGCGCAACCTTACTGATTGTCGTCAGCACAGTATCAGTATCCCTGCTAGGCGTTCGTCTTCTGGAGGCAGCGGGTAGCCATGCGGGCTATGCTTATTTTATGGCAGGGAGTGTCTGGGTACTGGCGTTTGTCTTTTATTTGATGATTGTGACGTTGCTAATTTACCGATTGTTTTTCCAACGATTTGAACCTGCCGAATGGGACGCCCCTTACTGGATTTGCATGGGAGCCACAGCCATCATTACCCTGGGAGGCGCCGAGTTTGTCTTGCGCATGCCAGGCTTATCAGCCTGGCAAGGCATCTGGTTGGTTATTTTGTGGATCACGGTGTTTGCCTGGATGATCGGAACAATGTGGATTCCTTATCTACTGGTCATGGATATCCTGAAATTCACTCGTGTGAACATCGCAGATTCAGCACCGCTATGGATAAAAACTTTTCCATGGGCCAGACTCGCATTTGGCGGACAATGTCACGTCTACGATCCCCCCTGCTGGAGCAGAGTTTTTCCCATGGGGATGTATACCGCCAGCACCCTCTCTCTGGTAAAAGTGACCAGCTTTGGCTCATTGGCGATTATTTCGCAATACTGGGGCTGGTTTGCACTGCTCATCTGGTCGCTGACATTGATAGGCATGCTGCGTACTGTTTTCGCTGCCATTAACCTTGTGACGATTTCTACACGTTGA